The Physeter macrocephalus isolate SW-GA unplaced genomic scaffold, ASM283717v5 random_380, whole genome shotgun sequence genome window below encodes:
- the LOC102979884 gene encoding ethanolamine kinase 2, with translation MAVPPSAPLPCSPFYLRRQAPCPQCSWGMEEKAAAGAGCREPPGPPRAAAVPCFGISVDQDDILPGALRLIRELRPLWKPQQVRTKRFTDGITNKLVACYVEEDMRDCVLVRVYGERTELLVDRENEVRNFQLLRAHGCAPKLYCTFQNGLCYEYMRGMALGPEHIREPRLFRLIALEMAKIHTIHANGSLPKPILWHKMHNYFTLVKNEINPSLSADVPKVEVLERELAWLKEHLPQLDSPVVFCHNDLLCKNIIYDSTK, from the exons ATGGCTGTGCCCCCTTCGGCTCCCCTGCCGTGCTCGCCCTTTTACCTGAGGAGGCAGGCGCCTTGCCCGCAGTGCTCATGGGGCATGGAGGAGAAGGCTGCGGCCGGCGCGGGCTGCCGGGAACCGCCGGGCCCCCCGAGGGCCGCCGCCGTCCCGTGCTTCGGCATATCCGTGGACCAGGACGACATCCTCCCCGGCGCCCTGCGCCTCATCCGGGAGCTGCGGCCGCTTTGGAAGCCCCAGCAAGTTCGGACCAAG CGCTTCACTGATGGCATTACCAACAAGCTGGTGGCCTGCTACGTGGAGGAGGACATGCGGGACTGTGTGCTGGTCCGGGTGTACGGGGAGCGGACGGAGCTGCTGGTGGACCGGGAGAATGAGGTCAGGAACTTCCAGCTGCTGCGAGCACACGGCTGCGCCCCCAAACTCTACTGCACCTTCCAGAATGGGCTGTGCTACGAGTACATGAGGGGCATGGCCCTGGGGCCAGAGCACATCCGTGAGCCCCGGCTCTTCAG GCTAATTGCCTTAGAAATGGCAAAGATTCACACCATCCACGCCAACGGCAGCCTGCCCAAGCCCATCCTCTGGCATAAGATGCACAATTATTTCACCCTTGTGAAGAACGAGATCAACCCCAG CCTTTCTGCAGATGTCCCTAAGGTCGAGGTGTTGGAACGGGAGCTGGCCTGGCTGAAGGAGCACCTGCCTCAGTTGGACTCCCCTGTGGTGTTTTGCCACAACGACCTGCTCTGCAAGAACATCATCTACGACAGCACCAAAG